One genomic window of Quercus robur chromosome 6, dhQueRobu3.1, whole genome shotgun sequence includes the following:
- the LOC126688524 gene encoding ribosomal RNA-processing protein 14-C, whose protein sequence is MKNKKQKPITDSKVDTELKSIIHQHSLFFDKLVELIPARFYLPNNDEEKPWFQGLSKAEKASAKKESRENIKKARRDRMDPEKASTTTLDLLKKSLEKEKSSESDEEEIEIKPMLSGHEGNDRKVTLEELRQRLHQKIEQSRAGRHVEDSKRKQKYAKYLKKGNQQKKRKRESVSEEKKPTSSSVDKVEKDVAEASKELAFSHVKLGNEEEHGKKKRKLSKFKELERAKKLEEAMKDPEKGEVISKKHSWKSATSRAAGMKVHDDSSLLKRSIHKEKKRHQKNAEKWKERAQTTEKMKAEKQKKRSENIGQRIHEKKMRRIAKREKKLLRPGFEGRKEGFINEGSS, encoded by the coding sequence ATGAAGAACAAAAAGCAAAAGCCTATCACCGATTCAAAAGTGGACACGGAATTGAAGTCTATCATTCATCAGCATTCTCTGTTCTTTGACAAGTTAGTTGAGTTAATCCCTGCAAGGTTCTATCTACCAAACAATGATGAGGAGAAGCCATGGTTTCAGGGCCTTAGTAAGGCCGAAAAAGCTTCAGCAAAGAAGGAATCAAGGGAGAACATTAAGAAAGCTCGAAGAGATCGTATGGATCCAGAAAAGGCTTCCACAACAACCCTTGATTTGCTAAAGAAAAGCTTGGAGAAAGAAAAATCAAGTGAGAGTGATGAGGAGGAAATAGAGATTAAACCAATGTTGTCTGGTCATGAAGGTAATGATCGGAAGGTGACTTTAGAGGAACTTCGGCAACGGCTGCATCAAAAAATTGAACAGTCCCGAGCAGGTCGTCATGTTGAAGATTCGAAAAGAAAACAGAAGTATGCAAAATATCTCAAAAAAGGAAATCAGCAGAAAAAACGCAAAAGAGAGTCTGTTTCTGAAGAAAAGAAACCAACTAGTAGTTCTGTAGATAAAGTGGAGAAGGATGTAGCAGAGGCTTCGAAGGAACTCGCATTTAGTCATGTCAAACTTGGAAATGAGGAGGAGCatggaaagaagaagaggaaactTTCGAAGTTTAAGGAGCTTGAAAGGGCAAAGAAATTGGAGGAAGCAATGAAAGATCCTGAGAAAGGTGAGGTTATCTCAAAGAAGCATTCGTGGAAATCAGCAACAAGTAGAGCAGCTGGGATGAAGGTTCATGATGATTCAAGCCTGTTGAAAAGGAGCATAcacaaggagaagaagaggcaTCAGAAGAATGCTGAGAAATGGAAGGAGAGGGCACAGACCACAGAGAAGATGAAAGCAGAGAAACAGAAAAAGAGATCAGAAAATATAGGACAGAGGATTCACGAGAAGAAAATGCGGCGAAttgcaaagagagagaaaaagctATTGCGTCCTGGATTTGAAGGTCGAAAGGAGGGTTTTATTAACGAAGGTTcatcttaa
- the LOC126688526 gene encoding membrane protein PM19L → MAQTVGRNIAAPLLFLNLIMYLIVLGFASWCLNRYINGQTNHPSFGGNGATMFFLTFAMMAAVLGVVSKFLGGSHIRAWRNDSLAAAASSSVVAWALTALAAGLACKEIHIGGYRGWRLKMIEAFIIILAFTELVYVLLLHAGIFSSKYGPGYRDTDYATGATTGVDPVHKGGAPVAGSRVV, encoded by the exons ATGGCTCAAACGGTGGGAAGGAACATAGCAGCTCCTTTGTTGTTTTTAAACTTGATCATGTACCTTATTGTGTTGGGTTTTGCTAGTTGGTGTCTTAACAGGTACATCAACGGCCAAACCAACCATCCTA gTTTTGGAGGTAATGGTGCAACAATGTTCTTCTTGACTTTCGCTATGATGGCTGCTGTTCTTGGCGTGGTATCTAAGTTCCTGGGTGGAAGCCATATCAGAGCTTGGAGGAATGACAGTCTAGCTGCAGCAGCATCATCATCAGTAGTGGCATGGGCCCTGACTGCACTAGCAGCTgg CTTGGCTTGCAAAGAGATACACATAGGAGGGTACAGAGGGTGGAGACTGAAGATGATAGAGGCATTCATAATCATTCTAGCATTCACCGAACTGGTGTACGTTTTGTTGCTTCATGCTGGGATCTTCAGTAGCAAGTATGGCCCTGGTTACCGAGACACAGATTATGCAACGGGGGCAACAACTGGTGTTGATCCCGTTCATAAGGGTGGTGCTCCTGTTGCTGGGTCCAGGGTGGTTTAA
- the LOC126689700 gene encoding 1,4-dihydroxy-2-naphthoyl-CoA thioesterase 1-like, whose product MEEEKTAAILSSSSMTADLDAPLHALGFQFEDFSPKKVSGRLHLTEICCQPFRRLHGGVSALIAEALASLGAVMASGYQRIAGVHLSISHLKPANLGDHVFAEATPINVGKTMQVWEVQLWRIDPSNSQRISLVASSRVTVLSNMPMPEHLIDDAARIGKYAKL is encoded by the exons ATGGAGGAAGAGAAAACAGCGGCAATATTATCATCGTCGTCCATGACTGCCGATCTCGATGCTCCACTTCATGCGTTGGGTTTCCAGTTTGAAGACTTCTCGCCAAAAAAAGTTTCCGGCCGCCTTCATCTTACTGAGATTTGTTgtcag CCATTCAGGAGGCTACATGGAGGTGTATCAGCATTGATAGCTGAGGCTCTGGCAAGCTTAGGAGCCGTCATGGCTTCGGGTTATCAGAGAATAGCTGGTGTTCATCTGAGCATTAGCCATCTGAAGCCTGCTAATCTTGGTGATCATGTGTTTGCAGAGGCTACACCTATTAATGTTGGCAAAACCATGCAG GTGTGGGAGGTGCAACTCTGGAGGATTGATCCTTCAAACTCACAAAGAATATCCTTGGTAGCATCATCTAGGGTTACTGTTCTTTCTAACATGCCAATGCCGGAGCACTTAATAGATGACGCTGCAAGGATCGGGAAGTATGCTAAATTGTGA
- the LOC126688525 gene encoding uncharacterized protein LOC126688525: MPPSKHRRTGQDMSFSEGDARGVKQPHNDPLVIVLNIEGFNTKRILVDNGSSADIIYFPAFQQLRLDPKRLRPFDSPLISFSGDRVYPRGIVTLTVTAGTYPLQLTKQVDFLVVDCPSSYNVIIGRPTLNKWKAATSTYCLKVKFPTDNGVGEVKGDQVLARECYQAVLAGKENHTWTIEEEEIDGMETLETVELVEGKADKTTKIGTTLSPEMRTRLIKFLKGNLDVFAWSHEGMPGISPEVIQHRLNVDPSRKPVQQRRRTFAPERDQAVAEEVTKLLTAGFIREVYYPKWLANVVLVKKANGKWRMCVDFTDLNKACPKDSFPLPRIDQLVDSTAGHKLLTFMDAFSGYNQIKMAEKDQEKTAFITSQGLYCYKVMPFGLKNAGATYQRMVNRMFSQQIGRNMEVYVDDMLVKSKEELTHLDDLEETFATLKKHQMKLNPSKCVFGVASGKFLGFMVSQRGIEANPEKVRAIIDMASPKTVKDVQKLTGRIATLNRFVSRATDKCLPFFKTLKQAFAWTDECEAAFQELKQYLSSPPLLSPSKEGENLYLYLAVSASAVSAALIREKGKKQLPVYYVSQAFQGAESRYPRIEKIAFALIVASRKLRQYFQSNLILVMTDQPIKKSMSKPEAAGRMVQWAIELSQFDIEYHPRTAIKAQALADFVAEFTIPDEDRVTDKANKLIIQTNGSSAQKKGEVGVIITTPDGEVLKYGVQLKFPATNNEAEYEGILTGLRLGKALGNKNLLIQSDSKLVIGQIKGEYEAKEERMQKYLKLARQLAQEFDIVEFIQIPRSQNMGADEVSKLASSKEEGTCTDLAMEVQKHPSIEEVTTFTIQSTDTWMTPIMSFLQDGHLPQNTEEAKKIKKRAARFTILNDVLYKRGFSMPYLKCVDEEEAKYILEEVHGGICGDHAGSKSLANKVVRARYFWPTMQADAAEIVRRCDKCQRYGNVQRLPAEKMTTITSPWLFAQWGIDIVGPLPQGKGQVKFFLVAIDYFTKWVEAEALATITETQIQNFVWKNIICRFGIPSTIISDNGRQFDSQGFREFCSSLGIKNQFSSSGHPQANGQTEVTNRTLLKIIKTRLDDAKGAWPEELPNVLWAYRTTARTPTGETPFRLTYGTEAVIPVEVGVTSIRCGTFNKEINDDELQLNLDCLDEVRVNASSKMTKYQRKMAEYYDKRVKLRRLDIGDLVLRRTTMATKDPTQGKLGPTWEGPYRVVHYSRQGSYHLETMDGQRLPRPRNIEHLKKYHQ; the protein is encoded by the coding sequence ATGCCTCCATCCAAACACCGACGAACAGGCCAAGACATGTCCTTCAGTGAAGGAGACGCCAGGGGAGTAAAGCAGCCCCACAACGATCCCCTGGTCATAGTACTGAAcatagaagggttcaataccaAAAGGATCCTTGTTGACAACGGGAGCTCAGCGGACATTATCTACTTCCCAGCCTTCCAGCAGTTGAGATTAGATCCAAAAAGGCTTCGCCCATTTGATTCTCCACTCatcagtttcagtggagacagggtCTACCCCAGGGGTATAGTGACACTGACGGTAACGGCTGGGACCTACCCATTGCAGTTGACCAAACAAGTAGACTTCCTGGTGGTAGATTGCCCGtcatcctacaatgtcatcattgggaggcccaccctcaacaagtggaaggcagCGACGTCAACctactgtttgaaggtgaaattcccgaCAGACAACGGCGTGGGTGAAGTGAAAGGTGATCAAGTCCTGGCAAGGGAATGCTATCAGGCAGTGCTGGCAGGAAAGGAGAACCACACGTGGAcgattgaagaagaagaaatagacgGGATGGAGACCTTAGAAACAGTGGAATTGGTAGAAGGGAAGGCAGACAAGACGACCAAGATAGGGACGACGCTAAGCCCCGAGATGAGAACGAGGCTCATAAAGTTCCTTAAAGGGAATCtagatgtctttgcatggagtcacgagGGCATGCCAGGCATATCTCCAGAAGTCATCCAGCATAGGCTGAATGTGGACCCCAGCAGGAAGCCCGTTCAGCAACGACGAAGAACTTTCGCCCCAGAGCGAGATCAGGCAGTGGCAGAGGAAGTAACCAAACTCCTGACAGCTGGATTCATCCGGGAGGTATATTATCCAAAATGGCTCGCCAACGTCGTCCTGGTAAAGAAGGCAAacggaaagtggagaatgtgtgtagacttcaccgacctgaacaaagcatgcccaaaggacagctttCCTCTACCAAGGATAGACCAGCTCGTGGACTCCACCGCCGGACACAAGTTACTGACGTTtatggacgccttctcagggtacaaccagataaagatggctgaaaaagaccaggagaagacagCCTTCATCACAAGCCAAGGTCTCTActgttacaaggtgatgccttttgggctGAAAAATGCTGGAGCTACGTATCAGAGAATGGTAAACAGGATGTTCAGCCAACAGATTGGCAGGAACATGGAGGTGTACgtggacgatatgctcgtcaagagtaaggaagagctcACACACCTGGACGACTTGGAGGAAACTTTTGCAACCCTCAAAAAACACCAGATGAAGCTGAATCCAAGCaagtgtgtttttggggtagcctcggggaagttcttgggattcatggtgtcccaaagaggaatagaagcaaatCCAGAGAAAGTGCGAGCTATTATTGACATGGCCTCACCCAAAACCGTCAAGGATGTTCAAAAACTCACAGGAAGAATAGCAACTTTAAATAGGTTCGTCTCTAGGGCTACAGACAAATGTCTGCCCTTCTTTAAGACGTTGAAGCAGGCTTTTGCTTGGACCGACGAGTGCGAAGCGGCGTTCCAAGAGCTGAAGCAATACCTGAGCAGTCCACCTCTCCTAAGCCCGTCCAAAGAAGGAGAAAACCTATACCTGTACCTAGCGGTGTCAGCCTCGGCAGTAAGTGCAGCCTTGATTAGAGAAAAAGGCAAAAAGCAACTCCCGGTTTATTACGTCAGCCAAGCTTTCCAAGGGGCTGAGTCCAGATACCCAAGGATAGAAAAGATCGCGTTTGCACTAATAGTGGCCTCGCGCAAGCTCAGGCAATACTTCCAATCAAATCTTATTCTAGTAATGACGGATCAACCAATCAAGAAGTCAATGAGCAAGCCGGAAGCAGCAGGGAGAATGGTCCAGTGGGCAATTGAGCTTAGCCAGTTTGACATTGAGTACCATCCAAGAACAGCTATCAAGGCACAAGCTCTGGCAGACTTCGTCGCAGAATTCACGATCCCTGACGAAGACAGGGTTACCGACAAAGCAAACAAACTAATAATACAGACTAATGGTTCGTCAGCTCAAAAGAAGGGGGAAGTAGGGGTCATCATAACCACCCCTGACGGAGAGGTGCTGAAGTATGGGGTCCAACTAAAGTTCCCAGCCACCAACAACGAAGCTGAATACGAAGGAATACTGACGGGATTGAGACTTGGGAAAGCTCTTGgtaacaaaaatttgttgatcCAAAGTGATTCGAAGCTAGTGATTGGACAGATCAAGGGAGAATACGAggcaaaagaagaaaggatgcagaagTACCTCAAGTTGGCAAGACAGCTAGCCCAGGAATTCGATATAGTGGAGTTCATACAAATCCCAAGAAGCCAGAATATGGGGGCTGACGAAGTGTCAAAACTAGCGTCGTCAAAAGAAGAAGGGACTTGCACGGACCTGGCGATGGAAGTCCAAAAACACCCTAGTATCGAGGAAGTTACAACCTTCACCATCCAGAGCACCGACACCTGGATGACACCCATAATGTCCTTCCTCCAGGACGGGCACCTACCTCAAAACACTGAAGAAGccaaaaagatcaagaagaggGCAGCCAGATTCACGATCCTGAATGACGtcttgtacaagagaggcttctcaaTGCCCTACTTGAAGTGCGTCGACGAGGAAGAGGCCAAATACATCTTAGAGGAGGTACATGGAGGAATTTGTGGCGACCATGCCGGCTCCAAATCCCTAGCAAACAAAGTGGTAAGGGCAAGATatttttggccaaccatgcaggcGGATGCGGCTGAGATCGTCAGGAGgtgcgacaaatgccaacgaTACGGAAATGTGCAGCGGCTTCCAGCAGAGAAAATGACGACCATAACTTCCCCATGGctatttgcacaatggggaatcgatatcgtcggtcctctgccccaaggtaaaggtcaggtaaaattcTTTCTTGTTGCTATTgactattttacaaaatgggtCGAAGCAGAGGCCCTAGCAACGATCACTGAGACTCAGATCCAGAactttgtgtggaagaacataatcTGCAGGTTTGGGATTCCCTCGACAATCATATCAGACAATGGGAGGCAGTTTGACAGTCAAGGCTTCAGGGAATTCTGCTCAAGCCTTGGGATCAAGAATCAATTCTCATCCTCAGGGCATCCTCAGGCAAACGGGCAGACGGAAGTGACGAACCGGACactgctcaagattatcaagaccaGACTGGACGATGCGAAAGGTGCCTGGCCAGAAGAGCTACCAAATGTCCTGTGGGCCTACAGAACCACCGCCAGAACCCCaacgggagaaacccccttcaggcttacctatgGTACAGAAGCAGTAATCCCAGTCGAAGTAGGGGTCACAAGTATCAGGTGTGGAACCTTCAACAAAGAAATCAATGATGACGAACTACAACTGAACCTAGATTGTCTGGACGAAGTAAGAGTCAACGCTTCCAGCAAGATGACGAAGTACCAAAGAAAGATGGCCGAATACTATGACAAAAGGGTCAAACTGAGACGCCTGGACATAGGTGACCTCGTCCTACGCAGGACCACCATggcaactaaagaccctacccAGGGAAAGCTGGGTCCTACGtgggaaggtccttaccgaGTCGTTCACTACTCAAGACAAGGAAGTTATCACCTGGAAACCATGGACGGACAAAGACTCCCTCGACCAAGGAATattgagcatttaaaaaagtacCACCAGTAA
- the LOC126690115 gene encoding uncharacterized protein LOC126690115, with protein sequence MRKEMDELRSAIKEKTDRSVDKMIRATDSPFTAAVLECPVPSKFRLPQLEPFEGLKDPQDHLNTFKTTLGLQQPPNEILCRSFPTTLKGAAREWFTKLPNSSIDNFDQLSSAFLRHFIGGQRLRRPVDYLLTIRQGEKETLRSYVKRFTRETLEVDEADDKVQLTTFKAGLRSRDLVASLAKNPPKTMAEMLLKAQKYMNAEDALAAIKDNERPGDKAKREDDRRGQKRNRPDHRNNDGNRRKDDKNPRTVKFTPLVMPVDKIFT encoded by the coding sequence atgaggaaagagatggacgaactaaggAGCGCTATCAAGGAGAAGACGGACCGAAGCGTAGATAAAATGATAAGGGCTACGGATTCGCCATTCACTGCTGCGGTACTTGAATGCCCCGTGCCGTCAAAGTTTCGCTTGCCTCAATTGGAGCCATTCGAGGGACTCAAGGACCCCcaggatcatcttaatacctttaagacgactctGGGTCTCCAGCAACCACCTAACGAGATATTGTGTCGTTCCTTCCCGACAAccctcaaaggagctgcaagagaaTGGTTTACTAAGTTGCCAAACTCGTCCATAGACAATTTCGATCAGCTGAGTAGTGCCTTCTTGCGCCACTTCATAGGGGGACAGCGCCTAAGGAGGCCAGTAGATTACTTACTCACCataagacagggagagaaggagacTCTGAGGTCGTATGTCAAGCGATTCACCCGGGAAACTCTGGAAGTagacgaagctgacgacaaggTACAGCTGACGACCTTCAAGGCAGGGTTGAGATCCAGAGACCTCGTGGCCTCTCTTGCAAAGAACCCCCCGAAGACGATGGCGgagatgctcctgaaggcacaAAAGTACATGAACGCGGAGGATGCCTTAGCTGCCATAAAAGATAACGAGAGGCCAGGAGACAAGGCCAAGAGGGAAGACGACCGTAGGGGACAAAAGCGAAACAGACCAGACCATCGGAACAATGACGGGAATAGGAGGAAGGACGATAAAAATCCTCGGACGGTAAAATTTACTCCCTTGGTCATGCCTGTTGACAAGATTTTCACGTAG